In Populus nigra chromosome 10, ddPopNigr1.1, whole genome shotgun sequence, the following proteins share a genomic window:
- the LOC133705698 gene encoding protein argonaute 4A-like — MESSDSRKDLPPPPAIIPADVVKTELGPTCEQTKKAATPKRVPMARRGYGAKGQRIQLLTNHFKVAVPKSNDHFYQYSVALFYEDGHPTDGKGIGRKVMDKVQETYDSELEGKQLAYDGEKTLFTNGSLPHNKLEFTVVLEDVSLTRGGDNDSSRGNGSPSESDQKRRKRPYHSKTIKVQISYATKIPVQAIAAVLQGQESEHFQEAVRVLDIVLRQNAARQGCLLVRQSFFHNNPRNFVELGGGVMGCRGFHSSFRAAQDGLSLNIDVSTTMIVKPGPVVDFLIMNQNVRDPYHIDWTKAKRMLKNLRIKTNHSNTEYKITGLTEKSCREQTFSLNQRSGRDGDGELQTIEVTVYDYFVNHRNMGLQYSADFPCINVGKPKRPSYFPLELCNLVSLQRYTKALSNLQRASLVEKSRQKPQERMRSLTDALRSSNYDADPMLRSSGISISAQFTQVEGRVLSAPRLKVGNGEDFFPRNGRWNFNNKKLVDPVKIEKWAIVNFSARCDIRYLCNNLIKCGDMKGISISNPFEVFEESPQFRRESAPVRVERMFEAIKSKLPGPPQFLLCILPERKNSDIYGPWKRKNLSDLGIVTQCIAPTKVNDQYLTNVLLKINAKLGGMNSLLSIEHAPSIPLVSKLPTLILGMDVSHGSPGHSDVPSIAAVVSSRHWPLISRYRASVRTQSQKVEMIANLFKPVAGTREDQGIIRESLLDFYSSSGKRKPDQIIIFRDGVSESQFIQVLNIELEQIIEACKFLDENWCPKFMVIVAQKNHHTKFFQSGSPDNVPPGTVIDNKVCHPRNNDFYMCAHAGMIGTTRPTHYHVLHDELGFSADDLQELVHSLSYVYQRSTTAISVVAPICYAHLAASQMTQFIKFNDLSDTSSSHGGVTVPGAVPVPELPRLHNNVSSSMFFC, encoded by the exons ATGGAGTCTTCAGATTCACGGAAAGATTTGCCACCACCTCCGGCTATAATTCCTGCTGACGTGGTGAAAACAGAATTGGGTCCAACTTGTGAACAAACAAAGAAAGCAGCAACCCCAAAACGAGTTCCCATGGCTCGCCGTGGCTACGGAGCTAAAGGACAGAGAATACAACTACTAACTAACCATTTCAAAGTGGCAGTGCCCAAGTCAAATGACCACTTCTACCAAtacagt GTTGCTCTGTTTTATGAAGATGGCCACCCGACCGATGGAAAGGGAATCGGAAGAAAGGTTATGGACAAAGTCCAGGAGACCTATGATTCTGAGCTGGAAGGTAAGCAGCTTGCTTATGACGGGGAGAAGACCCTGTTTACGAATGGTTCTCTTCCACACAACAAGCTGGAATTCACTGTTGTGTTGGAGGATGTCTCCTTAACCAG AGGTGGAGATAACGACAGTTCCAGGGGAAATGGCAGCCCCAGTGAAAGTGATCAAAAGCGAAGGAAGCGGCCCTACCACTCCAAAACGATTAAAGTACAAATCAGCTACGCAACTAAAATTCCAGTTCAAGCAATTGCAGCTGTTCTGCAGGGTCAAGAATCTGAGCATTTTCAAGAAGCTGTCAGAGTTCTAGACATTGTGCTAAGACAGAATGCAGCAAGGCA GGGTTGCCTGTTGGTCCGACAGTCGTTTTTCCATAATAATCCAAGAAACTTCGTTGAGTTGGGAGGTGGTGTCATGGGATGCCGTGGTTTTCATTCAAGTTTTCGAGCTGCCCAGGATGGCCTATCCCTGAATATTG ATGTATCAACCACTATGATAGTTAAACCTGGACCAGTAGTGGACTTCCTAATCATGAATCAGAATGTTCGAGATCCTTACCATATTGACTGGACAAAG GCTAAGAGGATgcttaaaaatttgaggattaAAACTAATCACTCCAACACTGAGTACAAAATCACTGGATTGACTGAAAAATCCTGCAGAGAGCAAAC TTTCTCGCTAAACCAAAGAAGTGGACGGGACGGGGATGGTGAATTGCAAACTATTGAGGTTACGGTTTATGATTACTTTGTCAATCATCGCAACATGGGATTGCAGTATTCAGCTGATTTCCCGTGCATTAATGTTGGGAAACCAAAGCGCCCATCGTATTTTCCTCTTGAG CTGTGCAATCTGGTTTCGTTACAACGCTACACCAAAGCGTTGTCCAACCTGCAAAGGGCTTCCCTTGTGGAGAAATCACGGCAGAAGCCCCAAGAGCGGATGAGATCTTTGACTGAT GCTTTGAGAAGCAGCAATTATGATGCTGATCCAATGCTTCGTTCTTCTGGAATTTCAATTAGTGCTCAGTTTACTCAAGTCGAAGGTCGTGTTTTATCTGCTCCCAGG TTAAAAGTGGGAAATGGAGAGGACTTCTTCCCTCGAAATGGGAGATGGAATTTCAACAACAAG AAACTAGTGGATCCAGTGAAGATTGAAAAATGGGCTATAGTAAACTTCTCTGCACGTTGTGACATACGTTATCTGTGCAATAACTTGATAAAGTGTGGAGACATGAAAGGCATT agcATAAGTAATCCATTTGAGGTATTTGAAGAGAGTCCCCAGTTTAGGCGAGAATCTGCTCCTGTAAGAGTGGAGAGAATGTTCGAGGCCATTAAGTCTAAGCTTCCAGGGCCACCACAATTTCTGTTGTGTATTCTTCCAGAGAGGAAGAACTCTGACATTTATG GTCCatggaaaaggaaaaatctTTCTGATTTAGGGATCGTCACACAGTGCATTGCACCTACAAAGGTGAATGATCAGTACCTTACAAATGTGCTACTGAAAATCAATGCCAAG CTTGGTGGAATGAATTCCTTGTTATCAATTGAGCATGCTCCTTCTATACCTTTGGTCTCTAAGCTTCCCACCTTAATACTTGGGATGGATGTATCACATGGCTCTCCTGGTCATTCTGATGTGCCATCTATTGCTGcg GTGGTAAGTTCCAGGCACTGGCCATTAATTTCTCGCTACAGAGCTTCTGTTCGCACCCAGTCACAGAAGGTTGAAATGATTGCAAATCTATTCAAGCCTGTTGCTGGTACTCGTGAGGATCAGGGCATTATCAG GGAGTCACTTCTGGACTTCTACTCAAGCtcaggaaaaagaaagcctGATCAGATAATTATTTTCAG GGATGGAGTGAGCGAGTCACAGTTCATCCAAGTTCTAAACATTGAACTTGAACAGATTATTGAG GCCTGCAAGTTCTTGGATGAGAACTGGTGCCCGAAATTCATGGTGATTGTTGCCCAGAAAAATCACCATACCAAGTTCTTCCAGTCGGGATCACCTGATAATGTTCCACCTG GTACTGTCATTGACAACAAGGTTTGCCATCCCAGAAACAATGACTTCTACATGTGTGCTCATGCTGGGATGATT GGAACGACTCGGCCTACTCATTACCATGTTCTACATGATGAGCTTGGTTTTTCTGCAGATGATTTACAAGAGCTTGTGCACTCCTTGTCATATGT GTATCAGAGGAGCACCACCGCCATATCTGTAG TTGCTCCAATTTGCTATGCCCACTTAGCTGCAAGCCAGATGACTCAGTTTATCAAGTTCAATGATTTGTCAGATACATCTTCTAGCCATGGTGGGGTTACTGTTCCAGGTGCTGTTCCAGTTCCAGAATTACCTCGTCTGCATAATAATGTCAGCAGTTCGATGTTCTTCTGTTAA
- the LOC133705699 gene encoding ACT domain-containing protein ACR11 isoform X2 → MQGTKKDGSQNETDAIPTPKVIIDQDSDPDATVVEITFGDRLGALLDTMNALKNLGLNVVKANVFLDSSGKHNTFAITKSSTGRKVDDPELLEAIRLTIINNLLQYHPESSSQLAMGIAFGVEQPKQVDVDIATHIKVKDDGPDRSLFLVETADRPGLLVDLVKNITDINISVESGEFDTEGLLAKAKFHVSYKGKAISKPLQLVLGNSLRYFLRRPTTEEASF, encoded by the exons ATGCAAGGAACGAAGAAG GATGGAAGTCAAAATGAGACTGATGCAATTCCAACTCCGAAAGTTATAATTGACCAAGACTCTGATCCAGACGCAACTGTGGTGGAGATAACCTTTGGAGATCGCCTTGGTGCTCTTCTGGATACG ATGAATGCGCTTAAAAACCTCGGGCTGAATGTTGTTAAGGCTAATGtctttttggattcttctgggAAGCACAACACATTTGCCATCACTAAATC TAGTACTGGTAGAAAAGTTGACGACCCAGAGCTGCTGGAGGCCATTCGTTTGACAATCATAAACAATTTGCTTCAGTATCACCCG GAATCAAGTTCACAGTTAGCAATGGGAATTGCCTTTGGAGTAGAGCAACCAAAACAG GTTGATGTGGATATAGCAACCCATATAAAAGTCAAAGATGATGGTCCTGACCGAAG CTTGTTTTTAGTGGAGACAGCTGATCGACCAGGATTACTGGTGGATCTTGTAAAGAATATCACTGACATTAACATTTCTGTTGAATCAGGAGAATTTGACACCGAG GGGTTGTTGGCCAAGGCAAAGTTTCATGTCAGCTACAAGGGCAAAGCCATCAGCAAGCCTCTGCAACTG GTTCTCGGTAACAGTTTGCGATATTTCTTGAGGCGACCAACGACCGAGGAAGCAAGTTTTTGA
- the LOC133705699 gene encoding ACT domain-containing protein ACR11 isoform X1, with product MAVSLAFANLPFQFSNVKVVENPLCFGLAPTQLPFLCKERRRLSSSRTIIIVQASSAPTVEDGSQNETDAIPTPKVIIDQDSDPDATVVEITFGDRLGALLDTMNALKNLGLNVVKANVFLDSSGKHNTFAITKSSTGRKVDDPELLEAIRLTIINNLLQYHPESSSQLAMGIAFGVEQPKQVDVDIATHIKVKDDGPDRSLFLVETADRPGLLVDLVKNITDINISVESGEFDTEGLLAKAKFHVSYKGKAISKPLQLVLGNSLRYFLRRPTTEEASF from the exons ATGGCTGTGTCCTTGGCTTTTGCTAATCTTCCATTTCAGTTTAGTAATGTTAAAGTGGTTGAAAATCCCTTGTGTTTTGGCTTGGCTCCTACACAGCTTCCTTTTTTATGCAAGGAACGAAGAAG ATTGTCATCTTCCAGGACAATAATTATTGTGCAAGCTTCATCGGCTCCAACCGTTGAG GATGGAAGTCAAAATGAGACTGATGCAATTCCAACTCCGAAAGTTATAATTGACCAAGACTCTGATCCAGACGCAACTGTGGTGGAGATAACCTTTGGAGATCGCCTTGGTGCTCTTCTGGATACG ATGAATGCGCTTAAAAACCTCGGGCTGAATGTTGTTAAGGCTAATGtctttttggattcttctgggAAGCACAACACATTTGCCATCACTAAATC TAGTACTGGTAGAAAAGTTGACGACCCAGAGCTGCTGGAGGCCATTCGTTTGACAATCATAAACAATTTGCTTCAGTATCACCCG GAATCAAGTTCACAGTTAGCAATGGGAATTGCCTTTGGAGTAGAGCAACCAAAACAG GTTGATGTGGATATAGCAACCCATATAAAAGTCAAAGATGATGGTCCTGACCGAAG CTTGTTTTTAGTGGAGACAGCTGATCGACCAGGATTACTGGTGGATCTTGTAAAGAATATCACTGACATTAACATTTCTGTTGAATCAGGAGAATTTGACACCGAG GGGTTGTTGGCCAAGGCAAAGTTTCATGTCAGCTACAAGGGCAAAGCCATCAGCAAGCCTCTGCAACTG GTTCTCGGTAACAGTTTGCGATATTTCTTGAGGCGACCAACGACCGAGGAAGCAAGTTTTTGA
- the LOC133704045 gene encoding uncharacterized protein LOC133704045 produces the protein MSKSCKGLAMELVKCLSESDCIKIENRSYKDCAGEKSPSISSECVGLRETYFNCKRGQVDMRARIRGNKGY, from the exons ATGTCAAAGTCTTGCAAGGGACTTGCAATGGAACTGGTCAAGTGTCTCAGTGAATCTGATTGTATTAAG ATTGAGAATCGATCATATAAAGACTGTGCAGGAGAGAAGAGCCCTTCCATTTCAAGTGAGTGTGTGGGACTTAGAGAAACTTATTTCAATTGCAAGAGAGGCCAG GTTGACATGAGAGCTAGAATCCGAGGAAACAAGGGTTATTAA